One Mycolicibacterium crocinum DNA window includes the following coding sequences:
- a CDS encoding acyl-CoA dehydrogenase family protein — MDFRDSSDEAAFRERLRGWLKEQKGKFPTSGDAYWAKAGEWHQALYAAGFFGTSWPQEYGGQGLPTVFDVIVDEEIAKAGAPARPSLGYLVVGLSHHGSEELRQRFLPGMINGTERWCQGFSEPGAGSDLASLTTTATRDGDEYIINGHKIWTSYSDCADWCLVLARTDKDVPKHKGISAFIVTMHQPGIVQRPLKMISGVTKEFGQVEFDGARVPAANMVGAPGDGWKLAMTVVSHEREPSTLGFSARYGKLVRQMAARVDGPAPDELSWAWVQTEMLRLHVRRRLSEQLDGIKHGPDGSLDKLLMTWTEQSVGHAALATVGTDDEELFGAYLYSRAQSVMGGTSQIQKNIIAGRILGLGV; from the coding sequence TTGGACTTTCGTGATTCATCGGACGAGGCCGCCTTCCGGGAGCGGCTGCGCGGCTGGTTGAAAGAACAGAAGGGCAAGTTCCCGACGTCCGGTGACGCCTACTGGGCCAAGGCGGGCGAGTGGCATCAGGCGCTGTACGCCGCCGGGTTCTTCGGCACGTCGTGGCCGCAAGAATACGGCGGTCAGGGCTTGCCGACGGTGTTCGACGTCATCGTCGACGAGGAGATCGCCAAAGCCGGGGCGCCCGCGCGTCCGAGCCTGGGCTATCTGGTGGTGGGCCTGAGCCATCACGGCAGCGAGGAACTACGGCAACGCTTCCTGCCCGGCATGATCAACGGCACCGAGCGCTGGTGCCAAGGCTTTTCAGAACCGGGCGCCGGCTCGGACCTCGCCTCGTTGACCACCACCGCGACCCGCGATGGTGACGAGTACATCATCAACGGGCACAAGATCTGGACCAGTTACTCCGACTGCGCCGACTGGTGTCTGGTGCTGGCACGGACCGACAAGGACGTACCCAAACACAAGGGGATCTCGGCGTTCATCGTCACGATGCACCAGCCGGGCATCGTGCAGCGGCCACTGAAGATGATCAGCGGTGTCACCAAAGAATTCGGTCAGGTGGAGTTCGACGGCGCCCGTGTTCCGGCCGCGAACATGGTGGGCGCGCCGGGCGACGGCTGGAAGCTGGCGATGACGGTGGTCAGCCACGAGCGCGAGCCGTCGACGCTGGGCTTCTCGGCACGCTACGGAAAGCTGGTGCGCCAGATGGCCGCCCGCGTGGACGGACCCGCACCCGACGAACTGTCGTGGGCGTGGGTGCAGACCGAGATGCTGCGCCTGCACGTGCGCCGGCGACTGTCCGAGCAGCTCGACGGCATCAAGCACGGACCGGACGGGTCGCTCGACAAGCTGCTGATGACGTGGACCGAGCAGTCCGTCGGCCATGCCGCGCTGGCGACCGTCGGCACCGACGACGAGGAGCTGTTCGGCGCCTACCTCTACAGCCGCGCCCAGAGCGTCATGGGTGGCACGTCGCAGATTCAGAAGAACATCATCGCCGGACGAATTCTTGGACTGGGAGTTTAA
- a CDS encoding acyl-CoA dehydrogenase family protein: MDARLTSEQQQLRDAAAKLADDFGPGSVADLDDESRRARLAKTVDATGWRSLRSDGASGVEVALVAEEFARGLVDVPFLGPVLADDLYRLLEAEPQPATIAVGDTVIDADGADAAMRLTGTAVESVGVGAAREAADLTRVTAVVSGSSDTLGELTAEQAQRWYALALAVTTADLVGAARGTHTLATEYAKVREQYGSAIGSYQAVAHMLAEGLALIEGSVSVLRHAAWAVDELPVHEAVEAARVAKIYCARAALAVCEMSIQVHGGIGNTWECLAHVYLRRVLAATEAWPVKLEELTIGLS, encoded by the coding sequence GGTCCGTCGCGGACCTCGACGACGAGTCGCGACGAGCGCGGTTGGCCAAGACCGTCGACGCGACGGGCTGGCGATCGCTTCGTTCCGACGGTGCCAGCGGAGTCGAAGTGGCCTTGGTCGCAGAGGAATTCGCACGCGGTCTCGTCGACGTGCCGTTCCTCGGTCCGGTGCTCGCCGACGATCTCTACCGTCTACTCGAGGCCGAGCCGCAGCCGGCCACCATCGCGGTCGGTGACACGGTCATCGACGCCGACGGTGCGGACGCTGCGATGCGGCTCACCGGGACTGCCGTCGAGTCCGTCGGCGTCGGCGCGGCCCGCGAGGCCGCCGATCTGACCCGCGTCACCGCCGTCGTCTCCGGTTCATCGGACACGCTCGGGGAGCTCACCGCCGAGCAGGCGCAGCGCTGGTATGCCCTCGCGCTGGCCGTCACGACGGCCGATCTGGTCGGCGCGGCACGCGGCACCCACACGCTGGCAACCGAATACGCGAAGGTGCGCGAGCAGTACGGCTCGGCCATCGGGTCGTACCAGGCGGTGGCGCACATGCTGGCTGAGGGCTTGGCCCTCATCGAGGGGTCGGTCAGTGTGCTGCGTCATGCTGCGTGGGCCGTCGACGAGCTGCCCGTGCACGAGGCGGTCGAGGCGGCGCGGGTCGCCAAGATCTATTGCGCGCGAGCGGCACTGGCGGTGTGTGAGATGTCGATCCAGGTGCACGGCGGGATCGGCAACACCTGGGAGTGCCTCGCTCATGTCTATCTGCGTCGGGTGCTGGCCGCCACGGAGGCCTGGCCAGTCAAGTTGGAGGAGTTGACCATTGGACTTTCGTGA